A stretch of the Armatimonadia bacterium genome encodes the following:
- a CDS encoding carbohydrate-binding family 9-like protein — protein sequence MRRVLAVTALVFAVSLAGADDLPFVLIPGMPSAPALDGTLADPIWQQAAVLGAFVMLDGTAAPTQQTQVRLGHDAERLYLGVVCREDRLDRIQRSASARDGAVWSDDCIEVFIGGADPNTYYHLAFNSAGTVADEKCTGEGKDLGWKCDFRVTTGRREGAWTATASIPLQQVGLEPGRPARLNLCRSEVPHREASCWSATLRGFHQPSRFG from the coding sequence ATGCGCCGTGTGCTCGCCGTGACTGCCCTTGTGTTCGCCGTGTCCCTGGCGGGAGCCGACGACTTGCCCTTTGTGCTGATACCAGGGATGCCGTCAGCTCCGGCGCTGGATGGGACTCTTGCAGACCCGATCTGGCAGCAGGCGGCTGTCCTTGGGGCCTTCGTGATGCTGGACGGCACAGCCGCGCCGACTCAGCAGACGCAGGTGCGACTGGGTCACGACGCCGAGCGCCTGTACCTGGGTGTGGTGTGCCGGGAGGACCGTCTCGACCGTATCCAGCGGAGTGCTTCTGCACGGGATGGTGCGGTGTGGTCGGATGACTGTATCGAGGTGTTCATCGGCGGTGCTGACCCGAACACCTACTACCATCTCGCCTTCAACTCGGCCGGGACGGTCGCGGACGAGAAGTGTACAGGCGAGGGCAAAGACCTCGGCTGGAAGTGCGACTTCCGCGTGACCACCGGCCGACGCGAGGGTGCCTGGACGGCGACCGCCTCGATTCCTCTGCAGCAGGTGGGCCTTGAGCCGGGGCGTCCCGCCCGTCTGAATCTGTGCCGCAGTGAGGTTCCGCACCGGGAGGCTTCCTGCTGGTCGGCCACCTTGCGCGGCTTCCACCAGCCCTCACGGTTTGG